The proteins below come from a single Cyanobacterium stanieri LEGE 03274 genomic window:
- a CDS encoding phosphodiester glycosidase family protein: MKKKKFFWLNLIIISFICSLLLNGFNFNINQGIGKPVFAQNNSQGIVETGTKTFINQREINLPWIEWREGNQAYIGISDIALQNTLGVELLNSNNPNEQPIQWFNSYHNLPARFVNPYRYLDTRKLLENTDIVIERQGDSLIINTPNSRINRVYDINQSQQKRVVIELERPTFFRVSQARDEGVIIIEGQPTFGVAGENDDSSINPYNNTGALEDEGDRVRGAQNPVSGALFRVERNNNITLVHINIPAGHNLKVNSSAPNILFAELSPTAKVQKNISWSNDLSWQDKYIRLSNGQTFFVSMLKANLQRSGLSLRPIVSSNNTMVGTAPLRTMAQSQGAIAAINGGFFNRNNQLPLGAIRNNQNWQSAPILNRGVLAWNDAGNFQISRLRLQETITNGTGDRLLSDYINSGYVQTGVSRYTSSWGNNYTSLTNNETIIVVEGDRIREKTTIPQAGSNPITIPANGYLIVVRNSPQLASNFNQGQQLRITSTTTPPTMANFPHMLGAGPMLLSNRQIVLNGEAEGFSNAFNQQRASRSAVALDNQGNIMFVAVHQRIGGPGPGLQEFAQILLQLGATDALNLDGGSSTQIYLGGEIIDRSPVTAARVHNGLGLFFRPRN, encoded by the coding sequence ATGAAGAAAAAGAAGTTTTTTTGGTTAAATTTAATTATTATTTCCTTCATTTGCTCACTTTTATTAAATGGCTTTAATTTTAATATAAATCAAGGAATCGGAAAACCTGTTTTTGCTCAAAATAATAGTCAAGGCATAGTGGAAACAGGAACAAAAACTTTTATCAATCAGCGAGAAATAAATTTACCATGGATAGAGTGGCGAGAAGGAAATCAAGCCTATATTGGTATTAGTGATATTGCCTTACAAAATACCCTTGGGGTTGAATTATTAAACAGTAATAATCCCAATGAACAACCTATTCAGTGGTTTAATTCTTACCATAATTTACCCGCTCGTTTTGTAAATCCTTATCGTTATTTAGATACAAGAAAACTATTAGAAAATACTGATATTGTAATAGAAAGACAGGGAGATAGTTTAATTATTAACACTCCTAATAGTCGTATAAATCGAGTATATGACATTAATCAATCTCAACAAAAAAGGGTGGTAATTGAGTTAGAAAGACCTACTTTTTTCCGTGTTAGTCAGGCAAGGGATGAAGGGGTAATTATTATTGAGGGGCAACCAACTTTTGGAGTTGCGGGGGAAAATGATGATAGCTCCATTAATCCTTATAATAATACGGGTGCGTTAGAAGACGAGGGAGATAGAGTCAGGGGGGCGCAAAATCCCGTTTCTGGTGCGCTATTTCGGGTAGAAAGGAATAATAATATTACCCTTGTGCATATCAATATTCCTGCGGGGCATAATTTGAAGGTTAATTCTTCGGCGCCCAATATACTTTTTGCGGAATTAAGTCCTACGGCGAAGGTGCAGAAAAATATATCATGGTCTAATGATCTTAGTTGGCAGGATAAATATATCAGGTTGAGTAATGGTCAAACCTTTTTTGTATCTATGTTAAAGGCGAATTTACAACGGTCTGGGCTTAGTTTACGACCCATTGTATCTAGTAATAATACCATGGTTGGTACTGCACCCCTAAGAACCATGGCACAAAGTCAAGGGGCGATCGCAGCTATTAACGGAGGCTTTTTTAACCGTAACAATCAATTACCCCTGGGGGCTATCAGAAACAATCAAAATTGGCAAAGTGCGCCCATTCTCAATCGGGGAGTATTGGCTTGGAATGATGCGGGAAACTTCCAAATTAGTCGTCTTCGTCTCCAAGAAACCATTACCAATGGTACGGGCGATCGCCTCCTATCCGATTATATCAACAGTGGTTATGTGCAAACAGGGGTATCCCGTTATACCAGCAGTTGGGGTAACAATTACACTAGCCTGACTAACAATGAAACCATTATAGTAGTAGAGGGCGATCGCATCAGGGAAAAAACCACCATCCCCCAAGCAGGAAGTAACCCCATCACCATCCCCGCCAACGGCTATTTAATCGTCGTGCGCAACTCCCCCCAACTCGCCTCCAACTTTAACCAAGGGCAACAATTACGAATTACCAGCACCACCACCCCCCCCACCATGGCTAATTTTCCCCATATGCTTGGGGCAGGGCCCATGCTCTTGAGCAACCGTCAAATCGTCCTCAACGGTGAAGCAGAGGGCTTTAGTAACGCTTTTAACCAACAAAGGGCATCCCGTAGCGCCGTAGCCCTTGATAACCAAGGTAACATCATGTTTGTAGCAGTCCATCAAAGAATAGGAGGCCCTGGCCCTGGCTTACAGGAATTTGCCCAAATTCTCCTCCAACTAGGGGCAACCGATGCCCTTAACCTTGATGGCGGTAGTTCTACCCAAATTTATCTTGGCGGTGAAATTATTGATCGTTCCCCCGTTACCGCCGCTCGGGTACACAATGGATTAGGTTTGTTTTTCCGTCCTCGCAATTAG
- a CDS encoding ABA4-like family protein, protein MDFNLLFNLANLFVLPFWILMIALPKWSITQKIMKSYLIFIPLILLYIYLFITSLDAESAQTLSNPQLPELAQVFSNPLVTFAGWTHFLVLDLFLGRHIYWQGQEKNIWTIHSLILCLFAGPMGFLSHIITDSIQSNLKTTETIPHNS, encoded by the coding sequence ATGGACTTCAACCTACTATTTAACCTTGCCAACCTTTTTGTATTACCCTTTTGGATACTAATGATTGCCTTACCAAAATGGTCAATAACACAAAAAATAATGAAATCTTACCTAATATTTATCCCCCTAATTTTACTGTATATTTATCTATTCATAACCAGCCTAGACGCAGAATCAGCCCAAACCCTCTCCAATCCTCAACTACCAGAATTAGCACAAGTATTTAGCAACCCCCTAGTAACTTTTGCTGGTTGGACTCATTTTTTAGTATTAGACTTATTTTTAGGAAGGCATATTTATTGGCAAGGGCAAGAAAAAAACATATGGACTATTCATTCTCTTATTTTATGCCTATTTGCCGGCCCCATGGGTTTTTTATCCCATATCATCACCGATAGCATTCAATCAAACCTCAAAACCACAGAAACCATCCCTCATAATTCCTAA
- a CDS encoding ExbD/TolR family protein, with protein MAQTPLSKREKNNSAQKYSPRPLKLWGDVNNQQEVRIEIVPMIDVIFCILTFFILAAVGFSRQQAINLNLPRATTGTAQMREMLVVSLDNQGQLYLEKQPVSQVQLYSAIKNYNTINPSGLMVLHASEDVRYSQVVEVLDMLKEVGGDRVALATLAGNSQIPVESQTPTPGVNPYLNPEGNNALPDNGGGEDMPLPPVPESPPSF; from the coding sequence ATGGCACAGACACCGTTATCGAAAAGAGAAAAAAATAATTCTGCTCAAAAATATAGTCCCCGCCCTCTGAAGTTGTGGGGGGATGTGAATAATCAGCAGGAAGTAAGGATTGAGATTGTGCCGATGATTGATGTCATTTTTTGTATTTTGACGTTTTTCATTTTGGCGGCGGTGGGTTTTTCTCGACAACAGGCGATTAATTTAAATTTACCGAGGGCGACTACTGGCACGGCGCAAATGCGAGAAATGTTGGTGGTTAGTCTGGATAATCAGGGGCAACTTTATTTGGAGAAACAGCCTGTTAGTCAGGTTCAGTTATATAGTGCGATTAAGAATTATAATACGATTAATCCTTCTGGGTTGATGGTGCTTCATGCGTCTGAGGATGTTCGTTATAGTCAGGTGGTGGAGGTTTTGGATATGCTGAAGGAAGTAGGGGGCGATCGCGTGGCTTTGGCTACTTTGGCGGGTAATTCCCAAATTCCTGTGGAAAGTCAAACTCCTACCCCTGGTGTTAATCCTTATCTTAATCCTGAGGGTAATAATGCTTTACCTGATAATGGTGGTGGTGAGGATATGCCTTTGCCTCCTGTGCCTGAGTCTCCTCCTTCTTTTTAG
- a CDS encoding MotA/TolQ/ExbB proton channel family protein → MTLAELIEKGGFSIWPLLFLSILALGTIFERIWFWSKVLVKEEQILNSIMDAATTNWGKAGEIASRYRHHPLGKYLNTPLQLDNPDPEVFHLALETGADDELSQMRKGDKILEGVIALSPLLGLLGTVLGLIRSLGSISLSDLGTASTAGVTLGIGESLISTAVGLVVAIIAVVFYRLFQAFWANQVRIFRKAGSDLELIYRQKWSVDE, encoded by the coding sequence GTGACACTAGCAGAACTAATAGAAAAGGGTGGTTTTTCCATTTGGCCTTTGTTATTCTTATCAATTCTCGCTTTAGGAACAATTTTTGAGCGAATTTGGTTTTGGTCGAAAGTGTTGGTAAAGGAGGAGCAAATTTTAAATTCAATTATGGATGCGGCTACGACTAATTGGGGTAAGGCGGGGGAGATTGCGTCTCGTTATCGTCATCATCCTTTGGGCAAATATCTTAATACTCCTTTGCAGTTGGATAATCCAGATCCTGAGGTGTTTCATCTGGCGTTGGAAACGGGGGCAGATGATGAGCTTTCGCAAATGCGTAAGGGGGACAAAATTTTAGAAGGGGTAATTGCTTTATCTCCTCTTTTGGGTTTGTTGGGGACGGTATTGGGCTTAATTCGTTCGTTGGGTTCTATTTCTTTGAGTGATTTGGGTACGGCTTCTACGGCGGGGGTAACTTTGGGAATTGGTGAATCTTTGATTTCTACGGCGGTGGGTTTGGTGGTGGCAATTATTGCGGTGGTTTTTTATCGATTATTTCAGGCTTTTTGGGCTAATCAGGTGAGAATTTTTCGGAAGGCGGGAAGTGATTTGGAGTTGATTTATCGTCAAAAATGGAGTGTGGATGAGTAG
- the glpX gene encoding class II fructose-bisphosphatase has protein sequence METTIGLEIIEVVEQAAIASAKWMGMGEKDTADEVAVEAMRERMNKINMRGRIVIGEGERDDAPMLYIGEEVGVCTQPNAKDFCNPDELIEIDIAVDPCEGTNLVAYGQNGSMAVLAISEKGGLFAAPDFYMKKLAAPPAARGHVDINKSATENIKILSECLNRKPEELVVVVMDRSRHEDLIKEIRAAGARVRLISDGDVSAALSCAFSGTNIHALMGIGAAPEGVISAAAMRCLGGHFQGQLIYDPAVVKTGLIGESREGNLARLTEMGITDPDKVYTAEELASGETVLFAACGITPGTLMNGVRFFHGGARTQSLVISSQSSTARFVDTVHMFDKPQNIQLK, from the coding sequence ATAGAAACTACTATCGGACTAGAAATAATTGAAGTAGTAGAACAAGCGGCGATCGCCTCTGCTAAATGGATGGGTATGGGCGAAAAAGATACTGCCGATGAAGTAGCAGTAGAAGCCATGCGCGAAAGAATGAACAAAATCAATATGCGCGGTAGAATCGTTATCGGTGAAGGGGAAAGAGATGACGCACCCATGCTTTACATCGGTGAAGAAGTAGGCGTATGTACCCAACCCAACGCCAAAGACTTCTGTAACCCTGATGAATTAATCGAAATTGATATTGCCGTTGACCCCTGCGAAGGTACTAACCTTGTGGCTTACGGTCAAAATGGTTCTATGGCTGTTCTTGCCATCTCCGAAAAAGGTGGTTTATTTGCAGCCCCCGACTTCTACATGAAAAAATTAGCGGCCCCCCCTGCCGCCAGAGGTCATGTGGACATTAACAAATCTGCCACCGAAAACATCAAAATTCTTTCCGAGTGCTTAAATCGTAAGCCCGAAGAATTAGTGGTAGTAGTAATGGACAGATCTCGCCACGAAGATTTAATTAAAGAAATTCGTGCAGCTGGGGCAAGAGTTCGCCTCATCAGTGATGGTGACGTGAGCGCCGCTTTATCCTGTGCCTTCTCTGGTACTAACATCCATGCCCTTATGGGTATTGGTGCGGCTCCTGAAGGGGTTATTTCTGCCGCTGCAATGCGTTGTTTAGGTGGTCACTTCCAAGGACAATTAATCTATGATCCTGCGGTGGTGAAAACTGGTTTAATTGGTGAAAGCAGAGAAGGTAACCTCGCTCGTCTTACCGAAATGGGTATCACCGATCCTGATAAGGTTTACACCGCTGAAGAATTGGCTTCTGGAGAAACCGTTTTATTTGCTGCCTGTGGTATTACCCCTGGTACTTTAATGAATGGTGTTCGTTTCTTCCATGGTGGCGCCAGAACCCAAAGTTTAGTTATTTCTAGTCAATCTAGTACCGCTCGTTTTGTGGATACTGTTCATATGTTTGATAAGCCTCAAAATATCCAATTGAAATAA
- the folE gene encoding GTP cyclohydrolase I FolE — protein sequence MTLTQSSTIKTIATANQTSSVVRDTQHQVTQADMIQAVKTLLIGLGENPDREGLKDTPQRVVKALKFLTSGYNQSLDELLNGAVFHEKSNEMVLVRDIDLFSSCEHHILPILGRAHVAYIPNGKVIGLSKIARICEMYGRRLQVQERLTSQIADALQGLLQPQGVAVVVEASHMCMVMRGVQKPGSWTSTSALRGVFREDAKTRQEFMNLIQHRPTFNN from the coding sequence ATGACATTAACTCAATCCTCAACCATAAAAACCATAGCAACAGCAAATCAAACCTCCTCAGTGGTGCGAGACACTCAACATCAAGTAACCCAAGCAGATATGATTCAGGCAGTAAAAACATTATTGATTGGCTTAGGAGAAAATCCCGATAGGGAAGGGCTAAAAGATACCCCCCAAAGAGTAGTCAAAGCCCTAAAATTTCTGACCTCAGGTTACAATCAATCTTTAGATGAATTGCTCAACGGTGCCGTATTTCACGAAAAATCCAACGAAATGGTTTTGGTGAGAGACATTGACTTATTCAGCTCCTGCGAACATCACATTTTACCCATTCTTGGACGAGCGCACGTAGCCTATATTCCCAACGGTAAAGTTATCGGACTATCAAAAATTGCCAGAATTTGTGAAATGTATGGTAGAAGATTACAAGTGCAAGAACGTTTAACATCTCAAATCGCCGATGCCTTACAAGGGTTGTTACAGCCCCAAGGAGTGGCGGTTGTGGTGGAAGCAAGTCATATGTGCATGGTAATGCGTGGGGTACAAAAACCAGGCTCTTGGACTTCTACCAGTGCTTTGAGGGGGGTTTTTCGTGAGGATGCTAAAACTCGTCAAGAATTTATGAATTTAATTCAACATCGCCCCACTTTTAATAATTAG
- a CDS encoding CobW family GTP-binding protein, giving the protein MNNLTLPKKGMPVTIITGFLGSGKTTLLNHILNNKQNLKIAVLVNEFGDIDIDSQLLVSVEENMLSLSNGCICCTINDDLLDTVYQVLESEQKIDYLIVETTGVADPLPIILTFLSPELRDLIRLDSVLTLIDAENFTPKCFDSEVALKQIIYGDIILLNKIDLVTKEKIEQLEKEILTIKQGASILHCQNAHVPLPLILDIEQTNIDNYAPHELESSHDHHHHHHDHHHSHHLEIDGFISVSFECDRPLNVDKFQNFITDNIMAKVYRAKGILWFAESELKHIFQLSGKRYDLNTEKWQNPPKNQLVMIGKNISPNELRTKLKQCIVP; this is encoded by the coding sequence ATGAATAACTTAACTTTGCCGAAAAAAGGAATGCCAGTAACCATTATTACGGGATTTTTAGGCAGTGGAAAAACAACCCTTTTAAATCATATTTTAAATAATAAACAAAATCTCAAAATTGCCGTGTTAGTTAACGAATTTGGAGACATTGATATTGATAGTCAATTATTAGTCTCAGTGGAAGAAAATATGCTCAGTTTAAGTAACGGTTGCATTTGTTGCACCATTAATGATGACCTATTAGATACCGTTTATCAAGTTTTAGAAAGTGAACAAAAAATAGATTATTTAATCGTTGAAACCACAGGAGTAGCCGATCCATTACCAATTATTTTAACTTTTTTAAGCCCTGAATTAAGGGATTTAATTCGTCTTGATTCTGTCCTAACTTTAATCGATGCAGAAAACTTTACCCCAAAATGTTTTGATAGTGAAGTAGCCCTCAAACAAATTATTTATGGCGATATTATTTTACTCAATAAAATTGATTTAGTAACTAAAGAAAAAATAGAACAATTAGAAAAAGAAATTCTGACTATTAAGCAGGGTGCTAGTATTTTACATTGTCAAAATGCCCATGTCCCCTTACCCCTTATTTTAGATATAGAACAAACTAATATTGATAATTATGCCCCCCATGAGTTAGAATCATCCCATGATCATCACCATCACCATCATGATCATCATCATTCCCATCATTTAGAAATAGATGGTTTTATTTCAGTTTCCTTTGAGTGCGATCGCCCCTTAAACGTAGATAAATTCCAGAACTTTATCACAGATAATATCATGGCAAAAGTATATCGAGCCAAAGGGATATTATGGTTTGCCGAAAGTGAATTAAAACATATTTTTCAACTAAGCGGAAAACGCTACGACTTAAACACAGAAAAATGGCAAAACCCTCCAAAAAACCAATTAGTAATGATAGGAAAAAACATATCTCCAAATGAGTTACGCACAAAACTAAAACAATGTATAGTCCCTTAA
- the stpA gene encoding glucosylglycerol 3-phosphatase, translated as MTNIKNLHLSLDHNLLKEKLINTPNSLIIQDLDGVCMGLVKDPLNRVIQWDYVRAVKKMNSHFFVLTNGEHIGKRGVNNIVEKSAFSAQEVKEKGYYLPGLAGGGVQWQDSFGNVEHPGITKKELDFLGNVPHIVREKLTTFCKNNCSFFSIEEINHIIDAVILDNLVSPTVNINTFYEKLTDHNSIYITLQKEVKLLMDELLSQAEKEGLKNSFFVHYAPNLGRDDDGLEILRPATETDSGTTDFQFMVTGGIKEAGVLFLLNHYYYLHTGEYPLGKDFNVRKAPKNQGELLNLVVNNFDPQKMPFIMGVGDTVNSTVMEQDGKKIVRRGGSDRNFLQLIQNIGDTLNIDNAVVYIDSSGGEIKNRKPIKLGQNGEKTIVLEGPGDNQDDNEPLVLNFVFPEGHQQYCKFFMDVANSRKND; from the coding sequence ATGACTAACATTAAAAATCTACATTTATCCTTAGATCATAACTTACTAAAAGAAAAATTAATTAACACTCCTAATAGTTTAATTATTCAAGACTTAGATGGGGTATGTATGGGGCTAGTAAAAGATCCTTTAAATAGAGTTATTCAATGGGATTATGTCCGAGCCGTAAAGAAAATGAATAGTCATTTTTTTGTCCTTACCAATGGTGAACATATCGGCAAAAGAGGTGTAAATAATATTGTGGAAAAATCCGCTTTTTCTGCTCAAGAAGTAAAAGAAAAAGGTTATTATCTACCTGGTTTAGCAGGGGGAGGAGTACAGTGGCAAGACTCTTTTGGTAATGTAGAACATCCTGGAATAACTAAAAAAGAATTAGATTTTTTAGGTAATGTTCCTCATATTGTCAGGGAAAAATTAACGACTTTTTGTAAAAATAATTGTAGCTTTTTTAGCATAGAAGAAATTAATCACATAATCGATGCGGTAATTCTTGATAACCTAGTATCTCCTACGGTAAATATTAATACTTTTTATGAAAAATTAACCGATCATAATTCTATTTATATCACCTTACAAAAAGAAGTTAAATTGTTGATGGATGAGTTATTAAGCCAAGCCGAAAAAGAAGGTTTAAAGAACTCATTTTTTGTGCATTATGCCCCTAATTTGGGCAGGGATGATGATGGTTTAGAAATTTTACGCCCTGCCACAGAAACCGATTCAGGTACTACCGATTTTCAATTTATGGTAACAGGGGGAATTAAGGAAGCAGGAGTTTTATTTTTACTTAATCATTATTATTATTTACACACAGGAGAATATCCTTTAGGGAAAGATTTTAATGTGCGAAAAGCCCCGAAGAATCAAGGGGAATTATTAAATTTAGTGGTCAATAATTTTGATCCCCAAAAAATGCCTTTTATCATGGGTGTGGGTGATACTGTTAATAGTACAGTGATGGAACAAGATGGCAAAAAAATCGTCCGTAGGGGGGGGAGCGATCGCAACTTCCTACAATTAATTCAAAATATAGGTGATACATTAAACATCGATAATGCAGTAGTTTATATAGATAGTTCAGGAGGAGAAATTAAAAATAGAAAGCCTATTAAATTAGGTCAAAATGGAGAAAAAACTATAGTTTTAGAGGGACCTGGTGATAATCAAGATGATAACGAACCTTTAGTATTAAATTTCGTTTTTCCCGAAGGACATCAACAGTATTGTAAGTTTTTTATGGATGTTGCAAATAGTCGTAAAAATGACTAA
- a CDS encoding diguanylate cyclase domain-containing protein has product MVNNNPLKHILSLELNTGKKVFLLEKNIHSVGRSSSNSIIINHRVTSRHHGSIIKVIYQKKDRDKFDIAFWIVDGDFKGNKSRNGLFVNTQKINIHKLSPGDIIIFGGVEIRGKYDIFNSESQVFFSNSSQDNIENLPSLTETETNIFNEDIIPENFNQSDYQELKHIDTENKYFTDTIAELIEGIIFIEPENTKIIDCNQSLVEIVGYANKEDILALNIKNIFPIDIEILKNDISLLLDNQYQSIFRESILKQKDNKFLPIQIKTRIIQHGEKNIICLSILKIEEQKKLEELLRYRTYHNLITNLPNYKLFREHLFSVLASYSNHEEGYISLILVRINEWKEIGYNYNYEVAEFVLKKIAKKFKQLISAQDILYHWRDDEFVFLLAQNSTQYVDKIKYDILQIAQQPLLITEEEIQVSFSIGSASYPEDGDYEEILLQKADRTLTENYYEYVKERC; this is encoded by the coding sequence ATGGTTAATAATAACCCCCTAAAACATATACTATCCCTCGAATTAAATACAGGGAAAAAAGTATTTTTACTAGAAAAAAATATCCATTCCGTGGGGAGAAGTTCTAGCAACTCCATTATTATTAATCATCGAGTTACTTCCCGTCATCATGGTAGTATCATCAAAGTAATTTATCAAAAAAAAGACAGAGATAAATTTGATATAGCTTTTTGGATTGTGGATGGAGATTTTAAAGGCAACAAAAGTAGAAATGGACTATTTGTTAATACACAAAAAATTAACATTCATAAATTATCTCCTGGAGATATTATCATATTTGGAGGAGTAGAGATAAGAGGAAAATATGATATTTTTAATAGCGAATCTCAAGTATTTTTCAGTAATAGTAGTCAAGATAACATCGAAAATCTGCCATCATTGACAGAAACAGAAACAAATATTTTTAATGAAGATATTATCCCAGAAAACTTTAACCAAAGTGATTATCAAGAATTAAAACATATCGACACAGAAAATAAATACTTTACTGACACCATTGCAGAATTAATTGAAGGAATCATATTTATTGAGCCAGAAAATACAAAAATAATAGATTGTAATCAATCCTTAGTTGAAATCGTTGGCTATGCCAACAAAGAAGATATATTAGCATTGAACATTAAAAATATTTTTCCCATTGACATAGAGATTTTAAAGAATGACATCTCTTTATTACTAGATAATCAATATCAAAGCATTTTCAGAGAATCTATTCTTAAACAAAAAGATAATAAATTTCTCCCTATTCAAATCAAAACAAGAATCATACAGCACGGCGAAAAAAATATAATTTGCCTATCCATTTTAAAGATAGAAGAACAGAAAAAATTAGAAGAACTTTTACGTTACCGCACTTATCATAACTTAATTACTAATCTTCCTAATTATAAACTTTTTAGAGAACATTTATTCTCAGTATTAGCTAGTTATTCTAATCATGAAGAAGGTTATATATCTTTGATATTAGTAAGAATAAATGAATGGAAAGAAATTGGCTATAACTACAATTATGAAGTTGCTGAATTTGTTTTAAAAAAAATTGCTAAAAAATTTAAACAATTAATTTCAGCCCAAGACATACTATACCATTGGCGAGATGATGAATTTGTCTTTTTATTAGCCCAAAATAGTACCCAATATGTTGATAAAATAAAATATGACATTTTACAAATAGCCCAACAACCATTATTAATTACTGAAGAAGAAATACAAGTAAGTTTTAGTATTGGCAGCGCCTCTTATCCCGAAGATGGAGACTATGAGGAAATTTTACTACAAAAAGCCGATCGCACCCTAACCGAAAATTATTATGAATATGTAAAAGAAAGATGTTAG
- a CDS encoding late competence development ComFB family protein — MTKEKQIYKNVMEILVDEEIEYQLVHNKTINTTVKDYINPIEVATFALNRLPSLYASSAEGIQKQKRRAIIKYKKDITKAVIQGFAAVERDPLRRSTPLPSEREDIISDARKSLTQLDETVPKEELSLIVEFMENFLNKIQTEEITAVEIIKLYYLLDFYWEEDGEGLMQNKAIRWYG, encoded by the coding sequence ATGACCAAGGAAAAACAAATTTATAAAAATGTAATGGAAATATTGGTTGATGAAGAAATAGAATATCAATTAGTTCATAATAAAACCATTAATACGACGGTAAAGGATTATATTAATCCCATTGAAGTAGCAACTTTTGCTCTCAATCGTCTTCCGAGTTTATATGCTTCCTCTGCTGAAGGAATTCAAAAGCAAAAAAGAAGGGCGATCATTAAGTATAAAAAAGACATCACTAAGGCTGTAATCCAAGGTTTTGCAGCAGTTGAACGAGATCCCTTGAGAAGATCTACACCTCTACCGAGTGAAAGGGAAGATATTATATCTGATGCGAGGAAATCTTTAACACAGTTAGATGAAACTGTTCCTAAAGAGGAGTTATCTTTGATAGTGGAGTTTATGGAGAATTTTCTTAATAAGATACAGACAGAGGAGATTACGGCGGTAGAAATTATTAAACTTTATTATTTGTTAGATTTTTATTGGGAAGAAGATGGGGAAGGTTTAATGCAAAATAAGGCAATTCGTTGGTATGGGTAA